The following DNA comes from Terriglobia bacterium.
GCGGCTCAGGACTCGTCCTGCGGAGGCAAGGGGTCGGCCGGCGCCGCGGCGGCGTCCGGGTCCAAGGCGGCAGGCGCCTCGTCCCCCTTCTGCTCCCGCGATTCCAGGCGTCGCGCGCGCTTCGCCTTCTGCCGGTCTTGCCGGGCCAGCTCCTTCTGTCGCTTCTCGAACTTCGCTCGAGACCTCTGTGCCACGGTTCAGCCCTTCCTACCCGGCTCGTGTCCGAATTGGACACACGGAGCCTGAGAAGTGTATACACCCAAACGAGGAGAGTGTCGCCGATGACGTCGCCGAATTCGGGCACGCCCGCTCCGGACGAGGGCCCGACCCCCACCGCCCGCGTTAAGGTCCGCGCCGAACTGGGGTATTCTTGGATCCTCGCGGTCGCAACGCGCGGGAGATCCCTTCTTGCCCCTGGCCCCTGGCGCTCGCATCGGCCCCTACGAGGTCCTCTCCCCTCTCGGCGCGGGAGGCATGGGGGAGGTCTACCGGGCGCGGGACGCACGCCTCGATCGTGAGGTGGCGCTGAAAGTCCTCCCGGAGGACGTCCGGGAGAATGTGGATCGGCTCGCCCGGTTCAGGCGCGAGGCGAAGCTCCTGGCCTCGCTCAACCATCCCAACGTGGGAGCGATCTACGGGCTCGAGGAGGGCGTCGGCGGTGGCCCGCCGGTGCTCGTGCTCGAGCTGGTGTCGGGCCGGACGCTGGACGAGATCCTGGCCCACGGGCCGATGGAGATCGCGGAGGCGCTCGGCCTCGCCGTACAGATCGCCGACGGACTCGAGGCCGCGCACGAGCTCGGGATCGTTCACCGCGACCTGAAGCCGTCGAACGTGAAGCTCACCGACGAAGGCCGGATCAAGATCCTCGACTTCGGGCTGGCCAAGGCCCGGGTGATCGATCCGTCCGCGCCGCCGCCCGGACAGCTGGCGCCGATGACGACCCCGACGATCACCACCGGGGGAACGCGGCTCGGCGTGGTGCTCGGGACCGTGACGTACATGAGCCCGGAGCAGGCGCGGGGCAAGCCGGTGGACCGCCGCACGGACATCTGGTCGTTCGGCTGCCTGCTCTACGAGTGCCTGACGTCTTGGCACGCTTTCGGAGGCGAGACGGCGCCCGAGACGATCGGGGCGATCCTCCATCTCGAGCCCGACTGGTCGAAGCTCCCCCCGGCGACGCCACCTCGGGTGCGCGCGCTGCTGCTGCGCTGCCTCGAGAAGGACCCCAGGAAGCGCCTTCGCGACATCGGCGACGCTCGCGTCGAGCTCGAAGAGGCCCTGTCCCCGATCCCGGCGCCGGTGGGATCAGCTCCAGCGGTGGCGCGCTCGCGCCGCCGGGCGCTCCAGATGGTCGTCCTCGTCGCGGTCGCGCTTGCGGGAGTCGCAGCGGGGTCCCTCGTCACGCGAAATCTCATCCCCAGGGAGAGCGCGGGCCGGGTGGCTCGCGTGTCCATCGAAGTCCCCCCGTCGATCGAAATGCGGTCGACCGACTTCGACTTCTCCCCGGACGGCCGCTGCCTCGTGATCGTGGGCCGGCCGAGGCGGGAACGGGGCGCGCCTCCCGAGCCGTACCGGCTCTACGCGCGCCGCCTCGACGGCTACGACTTCACCGCGATCAAGGGAAGCGAGGGCGCCCTTTTGAGCGCGTTCTCGCCGGACGGGAGGTGGCTCGCGTTCGTCGCGCAGGCGTCGCGCGATTCGAGTCGGCTGACCCTGATGAAGATCGCGCTGGACGGCTTCTCGCCCCCGATCGTGGTCGGGCCGTGGGACGACGCGTGGCAGGGACTCGTGTGGCTCGACGGCAGCGACTTCCTGACGGCGGCCGCGGGGGGAAGAACGCTGGTCCGCTTGGCCGGGTCGGATGCGCGCCCGGCCGCCCCGGTCGAGGTCCGCGCGGGCGGCTCGACGATCTCGCCGGACTTCTTCATGCGCGTGCTTCCCGGCGGCCGGCGGGTGCTGGCGCAGATGGTCTCGTACGCCAAACGGGGGTATCAGCTCGGCATCTCGAGCGTCGACCTCAGGACGGGAGAAGCGACGACCGTCGTGGCGGACGGCGGTTCCGCGTTCTTCCTTCCGACGGGGCAGCTCGCCTTCTCGCGCGGCGACACGATCCTCGTCGTGCCCTTCGACCTCGGGAAGAACGCGCTCATCGCCGCGCCGGTGGCGATCCTCGACGGGCTCCTCATCGACAGCTCGTGGCTGCACGGCTCCTTCGGCCTCTCGCAGGACGGAACGCTCGCTTACGCGCCGGGTGGGCGAGTGGGCGCAAACAGAGGCCTCGTCGTCGCGACTCCCGGAGGCTCGGTCGAGTCGTGGTCCGACGAGAAGCGGGCCTTCGAGACGCCCCCCTCGGTTTCTCCCGACGAACGCCGCGCCGCCGTCGTGATCCCGTCCGCGGAGGCGATTTACGAGATCTGGATCGTCGAGAAGGGACGTCCGGGACTTCGACGCCTCATCTCCGTTCCGGAGGCGGACACGGGTCGGCCCGTCTGGTCCCCCGACGGCTCGACCCTCGCGTACTACCGCATCGGCCGGACGCCAGCCGACGGCATTTACGTCGCTCGAGCCGACGGCACCGGGGCGCCCCGGCGCATCGTGAGGGTAGACGACTTCGCCCGGCGTCCCCTCCTCCCGTCGGCCTGGACGCCCGACGGCGCCTCGGTCCTCGCGGTCGACAACGCGGACGGCAAGACCCGCCTCGTGCGCGTGCCGGTCGCGCCCGAGACAGGGGAATCGGCGGAGAAGATGGTTCCGCTCGTGACCGGCCCGGGGAGCGCGGGCTCGCCGCGCCTTTCGCGAGACGGAAGCTGGCTGGCCTGGGATTCCGACGAGACCGGGAAGCGTGAGGTCTACGTCGGGGCGTTCGGTCGCGACGGGACCGTGGGCTCCCCGATCCCGGTCTCCCGTGGCGGTGGAGCGCGACCGGCGTGGGCCGCGGACGGCCGCACGCTGTACTTCGTGACCCCGGACGAACACGTGATGGCGGTGGCGTTCGACCCGCGGACGGGTGCCGCGTCGCCGCCCAAGCCTCATCTCGATCTGGCGCCCGTGCGGGCGTTCCGGCCGTTGGACAACGTGGAGATCCTCGCGGACGGCCGCGTCTTCACGATCCAGAAGGGCGACGACGAAGCCGAGGTCCGGCGCATCGACCTGGTGTTGAACTGGACGCGGGAGTTGCGGGGGAAGTAGCGGGACGATCGGCCGCGGGCGGTCGGGACCGCGTGCTCGCCGCCGGACGCCGAATGAAGAACGGGAGGTCTTCCATGCCGGCAACCCTCCGCGTCCTCGGGGCCGTGATCCTCTCGCTGGCCTGCGCCGCCGGTGCAACCGCCCTCGGCAGCAAGGAATCGGGATTCCGCGACACCTTCGAGGTGGACAAGGCCGACCTTTCGGCCTCGGGCCGGAGCCCCTACATCATCCTCGAGCCGGGGCACCGGCTCCACTTCAAGCACGGGAGGTCGACCCTCGACATCACCGTCCTCGACGAGACCCGGATGGTGGACGGGGTCAGGACCCGGGTCGTCGAGGAGCGGGAGACCCAGAGCGGACGTCTGGTCGAGGTCTCCCGGAACTACTTCGCGATCGACGCGAAGACCGGGGCGGTCTACTACTTCGGCGAATCGGTGGACGTCTACAAGAACGGGAAGGTCGCCGCCCACGAGGGCGCATGGGAAGCGGGAATCGGGGGCGCGCGGTTCGGCCTCATGGTCCCGGCCGCGCCGAAGGTCGGCGACAGATTCTACGAGGAATTCGCGCCGGGCATCGCGATGGACCGCGCCGAGATCGCCGGGGTCGACGAGGACGTGAAGACCCCCGCGGGCACGTTCCGCCACTGCCTCCACGCGAGGGAGACTTCCGGCCTCGAGGCGGGCACGAGCCACAAGCTGTACGCGCCGGGGGTCGGCCTCGTGAGGGACGACGAGATGCTGTTGGTCGGGGTCGAGCCGTAGGATTCAACGCGAATTCCGGCGCCGAGAGGTGGGCGAGATGCCGAATTCCCCGGAGGTCGAAGGCTCGATCCGGCCGGATGGACCTGGCGCTCCGCGGATCCTCGAGCCGGAGGAGTTCGCGTCGATCCGTCCGCAGCTCCTGAGCCTCGTGCGTCGGGTCTGTCCCCGCTGGCTGTCGGACCAGGCGGAGGACATCGTCCAGATCGCGATGATGCAGGTCCTCGAGCGCTCCCAAAGAGAAGGGGGAGATTTCGAGGTCTCGACGTCTTACCTGATGAGGGCGGCCCACAACGCGGCGGTGGACGAGATCCGCCGGCGGTTCCGCCGCCCGGAGGTCGCGGAATCGGAGGAACCCGAACTCGAGAGCCGAGAGGCACGCACGCCGAACCCGCACCAGCAGGTCGCGGCCCGGGAGATCGAACGGGCCATCCGGGCGTGCCTGGCCGCCCTCGCCGGACCCCGGCGAACGGCGGTGACGCTGTACCTCCTGGGCTACTCGCTGCTGGAGACGGTGGAGTTGTCGGGCTGGAATCGGAAGCGGTCGGAGCACCTGACGCATCGCGGGATCTCGGATCTGCGCCGGTGCCTCGCGGCCAAGGGGCTCACGCCATGAAGGAAAACGAAGCCGCCGCGGAGCTCCTCCGTGCGCGATTCACGTCGCCGCCTCGAGGGGCCGTCGTGGGGGACGATTGCCCCGCGCCCGACCGGATCTGGCTGGCCGCGAGGAACGAGACCCCCTGGAGCGAGATCCGAAGCCTGCTCGATCACGCGGCCGCCTGCCCGGCTTGCACGGTGGCCTGGCGCCTGGCCCGCGAGCAACACCGGACGGAGGCGCGCGCCGTTCCCCTGGCGGCGATCCCCGTCCCGCGTCCCGATCGGCGATGGCTCCGCTACGGCGCCGCGGCGGCGGTCCTCTTCGTCGGTGCGGGCCTCGCGCTCTACCGGTGGTCGCCGAAGGAGCCGGAGAGCCCCGGCATGAGAGCGACGGCCCCGATCGCCATCCGCGCCCTGGTTCCCGACGGCGGCGCGCTCCCCCGGCAGGGATTCCGCCTCCGGTGGACGCCGGGCCCCCCGGGCACGCGGTACTCGATCCAGGTCACCGACGAGAGGCTGGCGACGCTCGCCGAGGCTCCGTCCCTCGAGCGGCCGGAGTTCCTGGTTCCCGAGGCGGCCGTCTCGAGGCTGGGGCCCGACGAGAGGATCCTCTGGCAGGTCAAGGCCGTTTTCCCGGACGGGGCGCGCGTGACCTCCGACACGTTCCTCGCCCGCGTCGAGAGTTCCCAGAGCCCATGAGGGGTCTTCGCGGGGCCCTCGCCTGCTGCCTCCTGGCCTCCGCGGCGATCCTCCCGTCGTGGGCGGACGCGCCCCGCCCGGCCCCGACGCTCGACGATTGCGACACGCGCGCGCGCGAGTTTCCCAAGGACCTGTCCTCGTACGTTTGCTACTGGCGGACCGCACGGCGACTCCAGGCGTGGGACGACGCCGCCCGGCGCCTGGACGCCCGGCTCGCGCTCGATCCCTCGAACCACCTCGCCCGGTTCTACCTCGGCCTGATCGAGGCCGACCGAGGGAGCAACCGGGCCAAGGAGCTGATCGAGCGCGCCGCCGAGGGGCTTGCGGCCGAAAAGAACTACACGGGCGCGGTGCTCGCGTTCGTCTCGATCGCGTATTTCCACCAGTATCGGGGGAACCTCGCCGCCGCCGAGGAGCCGCTCCGCCGGGCCAGGCTGCTGGCGGAGGCGTCGTCCGACCCGCTCCTCCTGGCCCGGGTGGACTGGGAGGAAGGGCGTCAAGCGTACCTGGCGGCGGACTTCGGCAAGGCATGGACCCTGGCCAACCAGGCCGAGGCCGCGTTGACCGCGGGTGCGCCTTTCGACCTGCGGACGGGAATCCTCGCCACCCTCGGGGCGGTCTGCTGGGCCACGGGGCGCTTCAACGATTCGCTGCGCTACTACCAGGAGGAATCTGAGATCTACCGGCAGGCGGGGGACCTCTTCCTCGAAGCCTCCTCGCTCCGCGACGTCGCGCTGCTCGCCTCGAGACTCGGACCCGACGGGGGCATACCGATGGAGGAGGTCCGGGGCCTGGTCCGGCACGCGTTCGACGCCTCGGTCGCGTCCGGGAACCGGCCGGCGGAGAACGCGGTACGCCGGCTCCTCGCCCAGGATCCCACGCTCGATCGTTCGGTGAGGATCCGCCATCTCGAGACCGTGCTCGCTTCCGAACGCGATCGCGCCGCGATCGGCGAGGCCCTGCGCCTTCTCGCGCCCCTTGCGCTCCAGGCCGACCCCGGCCATCCAGAGGCGGCGCTGGGCCTGATCGACCGGGCGATCGCCGTGGCCCGGGAAGCCGGCATTCCCCGCGAGATCGCATCGGCCTACGTCGCCCGAATGCACCTGAGGTGGGATACCGGCCCGAGGGACCAGGCGATCGCGGACTCCCTCGTGGCCCTCGACGAGACC
Coding sequences within:
- a CDS encoding sigma-70 family RNA polymerase sigma factor, with protein sequence MPNSPEVEGSIRPDGPGAPRILEPEEFASIRPQLLSLVRRVCPRWLSDQAEDIVQIAMMQVLERSQREGGDFEVSTSYLMRAAHNAAVDEIRRRFRRPEVAESEEPELESREARTPNPHQQVAAREIERAIRACLAALAGPRRTAVTLYLLGYSLLETVELSGWNRKRSEHLTHRGISDLRRCLAAKGLTP
- a CDS encoding protein kinase, which codes for MPLAPGARIGPYEVLSPLGAGGMGEVYRARDARLDREVALKVLPEDVRENVDRLARFRREAKLLASLNHPNVGAIYGLEEGVGGGPPVLVLELVSGRTLDEILAHGPMEIAEALGLAVQIADGLEAAHELGIVHRDLKPSNVKLTDEGRIKILDFGLAKARVIDPSAPPPGQLAPMTTPTITTGGTRLGVVLGTVTYMSPEQARGKPVDRRTDIWSFGCLLYECLTSWHAFGGETAPETIGAILHLEPDWSKLPPATPPRVRALLLRCLEKDPRKRLRDIGDARVELEEALSPIPAPVGSAPAVARSRRRALQMVVLVAVALAGVAAGSLVTRNLIPRESAGRVARVSIEVPPSIEMRSTDFDFSPDGRCLVIVGRPRRERGAPPEPYRLYARRLDGYDFTAIKGSEGALLSAFSPDGRWLAFVAQASRDSSRLTLMKIALDGFSPPIVVGPWDDAWQGLVWLDGSDFLTAAAGGRTLVRLAGSDARPAAPVEVRAGGSTISPDFFMRVLPGGRRVLAQMVSYAKRGYQLGISSVDLRTGEATTVVADGGSAFFLPTGQLAFSRGDTILVVPFDLGKNALIAAPVAILDGLLIDSSWLHGSFGLSQDGTLAYAPGGRVGANRGLVVATPGGSVESWSDEKRAFETPPSVSPDERRAAVVIPSAEAIYEIWIVEKGRPGLRRLISVPEADTGRPVWSPDGSTLAYYRIGRTPADGIYVARADGTGAPRRIVRVDDFARRPLLPSAWTPDGASVLAVDNADGKTRLVRVPVAPETGESAEKMVPLVTGPGSAGSPRLSRDGSWLAWDSDETGKREVYVGAFGRDGTVGSPIPVSRGGGARPAWAADGRTLYFVTPDEHVMAVAFDPRTGAASPPKPHLDLAPVRAFRPLDNVEILADGRVFTIQKGDDEAEVRRIDLVLNWTRELRGK